From the genome of Sulfitobacter sp. DSM 110093, one region includes:
- a CDS encoding cytidine deaminase: MTDLREVAVLVRENAHAPYSNFKVGAAIRTASGAVFSGCNVENVAYPQGTCAEAGAIAAMVAAGEREIAEVYVVAGSDLPVTPCGGCRQKLAEFSGGAVSVTMATVAGKEQQMTMGELLPGAFGVAHMQG; encoded by the coding sequence ATGACTGATTTGCGCGAAGTGGCTGTGTTGGTGCGGGAAAATGCCCATGCGCCTTATTCGAATTTCAAGGTTGGCGCGGCGATCCGCACGGCGTCGGGCGCGGTGTTCAGCGGCTGCAACGTCGAAAACGTCGCCTACCCGCAGGGCACCTGTGCCGAAGCCGGAGCGATTGCTGCGATGGTCGCGGCGGGCGAGCGTGAGATCGCCGAAGTCTATGTGGTGGCGGGCAGTGATCTGCCAGTCACGCCCTGCGGGGGCTGCCGTCAAAAGCTGGCAGAGTTTTCGGGCGGTGCGGTATCGGTGACGATGGCGACCGTGGCGGGCAAAGAGCAGCAGATGACCATGGGCGAACTGCTGCCGGGGGCCTTTGGTGTCGCCCATATGCAAGGTTAA
- a CDS encoding thymidine phosphorylase, with the protein MSARNILARLRHGEVLDTDALSWMAGALADGRVSDAQAGAFAMGICLNGLDEPGRVALTLAMRDSGRVLAWDLDGPVLDKHSTGGVGDCVSLILAPALAACGAYVPMISGRGLGHTGGTLDKLEAIPGVSTQLEERQFRAVVRDVGCAIVSASGDIAPADRRLYAVRDVTSTVDSLDLITASILSKKLAAGLDGLVLDVKVGSGAFMKDLAEARALAQALSRTATAAGCPTTAIISDMNQPLVPSLGNALEVAEVMRVLTGLTSGPILDVTVELGGGLLASGGLAATAEAGAEALRAAVADGRALDHFVRMLSAMGAPANFAEEWQRVLPEAPVIRAVPAPRDGYISAIDGAALGMAVVNLGGGRVVEADQIDPAVGLSEVLRLGDQVRAGQPLAMIHAARPEAADTAKAAVLAAITLGDTPVKVPDLILERIG; encoded by the coding sequence ATGAGCGCGCGGAATATTCTGGCGCGGCTGCGCCACGGCGAGGTGTTGGACACCGATGCGCTGTCTTGGATGGCGGGTGCATTGGCAGATGGTAGGGTCAGCGACGCGCAGGCCGGGGCGTTTGCCATGGGCATCTGCCTTAATGGCTTGGATGAACCGGGCCGCGTTGCGCTGACGCTGGCGATGCGCGATTCGGGGCGGGTGCTGGCGTGGGATTTGGACGGCCCTGTGCTCGACAAGCACTCCACCGGGGGCGTGGGCGATTGCGTATCGCTGATCCTTGCGCCGGCGCTGGCGGCCTGCGGGGCCTATGTGCCGATGATCTCGGGCCGGGGTTTGGGCCACACGGGCGGTACGCTTGATAAGCTAGAGGCGATCCCCGGCGTCAGCACACAGCTGGAAGAACGGCAATTTCGCGCGGTCGTGCGGGACGTGGGCTGCGCCATTGTCAGCGCGAGCGGCGACATTGCCCCAGCAGACCGTCGGCTCTACGCGGTGCGGGATGTGACCTCGACCGTGGATTCGCTCGATTTGATTACCGCGTCGATCCTGTCAAAGAAGCTCGCGGCGGGGCTGGACGGGCTGGTGCTGGACGTGAAGGTTGGCAGCGGTGCGTTCATGAAAGATTTGGCTGAGGCGCGCGCCTTGGCCCAAGCGCTAAGCCGCACGGCAACGGCGGCGGGCTGCCCGACCACGGCAATCATCAGCGACATGAACCAGCCGTTGGTGCCAAGCCTAGGCAACGCGCTGGAGGTGGCCGAGGTGATGCGGGTTCTGACTGGCCTTACATCGGGGCCGATTCTTGATGTGACCGTTGAACTTGGTGGCGGTTTGTTGGCCAGCGGTGGTTTGGCGGCGACTGCGGAAGCGGGAGCAGAGGCTCTGCGTGCGGCAGTCGCCGATGGTCGCGCGCTTGACCATTTTGTGCGGATGCTGAGCGCCATGGGTGCGCCCGCAAATTTTGCTGAAGAGTGGCAGCGCGTTCTGCCCGAAGCCCCCGTAATTCGCGCCGTGCCTGCGCCGCGTGATGGTTATATCAGCGCGATCGACGGGGCAGCGCTTGGCATGGCGGTGGTTAACCTTGGCGGGGGCCGGGTGGTCGAGGCGGATCAGATCGATCCTGCCGTGGGCCTATCGGAAGTACTGCGTTTGGGGGATCAGGTGCGAGCAGGCCAGCCGCTGGCGATGATCCACGCCGCGCGGCCAGAGGCTGCGGATACGGCAAAGGCAGCAGTCTTGGCGGCGATCACATTGGGCGACACGCCGGTTAAAGTACCGGATTTGATCTTGGAGAGGATCGGTTGA